A single Maniola hyperantus chromosome 11, iAphHyp1.2, whole genome shotgun sequence DNA region contains:
- the LOC117986356 gene encoding lysocardiolipin acyltransferase 1-like isoform X4 produces the protein MYLMFLKHILYRKLVDVLFALWELYPVALFQWCYKAELHHYGDYVDPNETTIIVMNHRTRVDWNYVWIALYHATQKPYKNIECICKGKFIDKPPDVKSDILDVMARGKSKIKFVLKDEIKTIPGMGWIMQLNYFLYVKRNWQEDQVNMSQFVDYYKRLRYHPRVVLFPEGTDLSDDNKRKSQKYALSKKLPNYEYVLHPRTTGWAVLCSRMRSSGLASVYDVTVAYDTPAQTELDLLRGIMPKHVHFHFKRYPIEDLPCEEDELRIWLQDRWKEKNISLERFHRDGTFIDFVSKNPPKKNESKSLLIAKLAFVFWTAIDILFLYCILFSVIFKFWVIYHTLLFIFVTKYFGGFHNIQYRILDKVNIYEKFF, from the exons ATGTATCTGATGTTTCTCAAACACATATTGTACAGAAAACTTGTTGATGTGCTATTTGCATTATGGGAGCTGTATCCAGTG GCCCTGTTTCAATGGTGTTACAAGGCGGAACTACATCATTATGGCGATTATGTCGATCCAAATGAAACTACTATCATCGTGATGAATCATCGTACAAGAGTGGATTGGAATTATGTTTGGATCGCTTTGTACCACGCAACACAAAAGCCTTATAAAAATATTGAGTGCATCTGTAAAGGGAAATTTATTGACAAACCGCCAGATGTTAAATCCGATATTCTTGATGTCATGGCCagaggaaaatcaaagattaaaTTTGTTTTGAAAGACGAAATCAAGACCATTCCTGGAATGG gttgGATTATGCAATTAAACTACTTTCTCTACGTAAAAAGGAATTGGCAGGAAGACCAAGTGAACATGTCACAGTTCGTGGATTACTACAAAAGGTTGCGATACCATCCGCGCGTGGTGCTGTTTCCCGAAGGCACTGACTTGAGCGACGACAATAAACGGAAAAGTCAGAAGTATGCGCTTTCGAAAAAACTGCCG AATTACGAATACGTACTGCATCCGCGGACAACTGGCTGGGCGGTGCTCTGCTCACGCATGAGGAGCTCGGGCTTGGCGTCAGTGTACGATGTCACCGTCGCTTACGACACACCAGCTCAGACTGAACTGGACCTATTGAGGGGGATAATGCCTAAACATGTGCACTTCCATTTTAAACG gTACCCTATCGAGGATCTCCCTTGCGAAGAGGACGAATTAAGAATTTGGCTTCAAGATCGGTGGAAAGAGAAAAATATTAGCCTGGAAAGATTTCACAGAGACG GTACATTCATAGATTTCGTGTCGAAGAATCCTCCGAAAAAGAATGAATCCAAATCGCTCCTAATTGCAAAGTTAGCGTTCGTTTTCTGGACGgctattgatattttatttctttactgtATTTTATTCAGCGTGATATTCAAGTTTTGGGTTATCTACCACACTTTGCTATTCATTTTTGTGACAAAATATTTCGGTGGCTTTCATAATATTCAATACAGAATCCTGGATAAAGTTAACATTTATGAAAAGTTCTTTTGA
- the LOC117986354 gene encoding organic cation transporter protein-like produces MSAGDAIETVIGRFGRYQTWILFLLALGRFPTEYQLINVVFILPNAEFVCMDEEAYNISNYCPCKNPRYDQTYIVNSVTTNWDLICEKRQLASLAQSMLHVGILAGSIFYGYLSDRYGRKLACVLAIFCEVLFVGLSAAVPEFWMFGVFRFLIGTAVGGSMLCCYVYVVELSGKSFRPYLTALNEISYLGSYFTLPVIAYFLRDWRHLQLATSLPWSFVLFYYFLIPESPRWLITTGKKEKAIEVLTYIAKKNNLSTENIRAVVEKIQEEANSNNEEQFGSYLDLFKTAKIRTYTLLTAFVWMCCAFTFFGINQYIGKLQGNLYLNVMLSATSLVPGLVLVIFASLYLRRKIGVVTSFVVASLSLLVFIFIPKYMDSVELVFAIIGQLGAYTAFIQIYLFTSEIFPTIVRNSAMGFASVFARFGSFTAPFVVNIGIEWVSIIIFSVLAFIAASLCYFLPETKDSVLLNTIEQTEKSGGRKV; encoded by the exons ATGTCAGCTGGAGATGCTATAGAAACTGTTATTGGTCGGTTTGGAAGATATCAGACgtggattttatttttactggCCTTAGGGCGATTTCCAACTGAATATCAACTGATTAACGTCGTTTTTATCCTGCCAAATGCTGAATTTGTGTGTATGGATGAAGAAGCATATAATATTAGCAATTATTGCCCCTGTAAAAATCCCCGATATGATCAGACTTACATAGTTAATTCAGTGACTACTAACTGGGATCTGATATGTGAAAAACGTCAACTAGCGAGTTTGGCTCAATCAATGTTACATGTTGGGATCCTTGCAGGCAGCATATTCTACGGGTATTTATCTGACAG ATATGGTCGTAAACTTGCCTGTGTGCTTGCAATCTTTTGCGAAGTATTATTCGTTGGTTTGTCAGCTGCAGTACCAGAGTTTTGGATGTTCGGGGTATTCCGTTTCTTAATCGGTACGGCTGTAGGAGGATCAATGCTCTGCTGCTACGTATATGTAGTTGAACTCAGTGGAAAATCCTTTAGACCATATTTAACAGCACTAAATGAGATATCATACCTTGGATCCTACTTTACTCTCCCTGTTATTGCTTACTTTCTACGAGACTGGAGACACCTTCAACTGGCCACGTCACTTCCCTGGTCATTTGTTCTTTTTTACTACTTCCTTATACCAGAATCGCCGAGATGGTTGATAACAAcaggaaaaaaagaaaaagccaTAGAAGTATTGACTTATATAGCcaaaaa gaATAACCTATCAACTGAAAATATAAGAGCTGTTGTAGAAAAGATTCAAGAAGAGGCCAACAGTAATAATGAAGAACAATTTGGATCTTACTTGGACTTGTTCAAGACTGCAAAAATCAGAACTTATACATTGCTGACGGCTTTCGTGTGGATGTGCTGTGCATTTACCTTTTTCGGTATTAATCAGTATATAGGCAAATTGCAAGGCAATCTTTATCTTAATGTCATGCTTTCAGCTACGAGCCTCGTGCCTGGGTTGGTCCTCGTTATATTTGCTTCCTTGTACTTAAGAAGAAAGATAGGGGTCGTTACAAGTTTTGTTGTGGCCAGCTTATCATTGTTAGTATTCATATTTATACCAAAATATATGGATTCTGTTGAATTAGTGTTTGCTATTATCGGACAACTGGGCGCTTATACAGCCTTTATACAAATTTATCTATTTACCTCTGAAATTTTCCCAACCATAGTAAGAAATTCAGCAATGGGTTTTGCTTCCGTATTCGCAAGATTCGGAAGCTTCACAGCGCCATTTGTAGTCAATATAGGAATAGAGTGGgtttctattattatatttagtgttTTAGCGTTTATTGCCGCATCTTTATGTTATTTCTTACCAGAGACGAAAGATTCTGTACTTCTTAATACGATTGAACAAACAGAAAAATCAGGAGGTAGGAAGGTTTAG
- the LOC117986356 gene encoding organic cation transporter protein-like isoform X1 — protein MVQIHINDLIGNFGRYHFWLCALIFFGKFGTGLHQMAIIILAPPAVYTCPNSNSTCCENPVYDTTTFSRTIVTEWNLICDKSWLKDFTQTVFQFGVLIGSLIFGIASDRYGRKKVLLVSAVLQMFTGVVAAFMPDFWSFTIIRFILGLAVGGVMVAGFVLIMEYVGTIYRDVISNLFHVPFTLGHMALALFGYFIRDYVIFQFSISVANLFMLIYICFLPESPRWLLAKNKTSKAITIMERIAEINYLPKNEVRQQVETYQLQSIRMRQKKGNALDLFRTPNLRSNILVMSFIWFVSSYCYYGVSHYISHLTGDIFVNVVASSGVCLFGCFLAIPLVKFIGRRILVIIFNISSSICLVVIAFIPEGIGSVIMGCVGVLFSFMSFIVVYLYCTEMFPTVVRNSAIGISSMMARFGSMVAPFVAGLRPHGKWCAPITFGVFPIIAAILCILLPETKDIELPMTIEEGEAMGRNSIQQRHASAMIDDNGEQLASIRETEK, from the exons ATGGTTCAAATACACATAAATGATCTCATTGGAAACTTTGGAAGATACCATTTTTGGCTTTGTGCTTTGATATTTTTCGGTAAATTCGGAACAGGGTTGCATCAGATGGCTATCATCATCCTAGCTCCTCCTGCAGTTTACACTTGCCCAAACAGTAATTCTACGTGTTGTGAAAATCCCGTTTATGATACAACTACGTTCAGTCGGACTATTGTAACTGAATGGAATTTAATATGTGATAAGTCGTGGCTCAAGGATTTCACACAAACTGTTTTTCAATTTGGTGTTCTTATTGGAAGTTTAATATTCGGAATAGCCTCTGATAG ATATGGAAGAAAAAAGGTATTGCTAGTATCAGCGGTATTACAAATGTTTACTGGAGTAGTTGCAGCTTTTATGCCAGATTTCTGGAGTTTTACCATCATTCGATTCATTTTGGGACTTGCTGTTGGAGGTGTTATGGTAGCCGGCTTCGTTTTAATCATGGAATACGTTGGAACAATTTACAGAGACGTAATATCAAATCTATTTCACGTCCCGTTTACTCTTGGACACATGGCATTGGCGCTTTTTGGATATTTCATAAGAGATTacgtaatttttcaatttagcaTATCTGTTGCGAATTTGTTTATGCTGATTTATATATGTTTCTTGCCCGAGTCGCCAAGATGGTTATTGGCTAAGAACAAAACTTCTAAAGCGATAACAATAATGGAGCGTATTGCGGAAAT AAATTATCTTCCCAAAAACGAAGTTCGGCAACAAGTTGAAACATATCAATTGCAGTCTATAAGAATGAGACAAAAGAAAGGAAATGCTTTAGACTTATTTCGTACCCCTAATTTAAGGAGTAATATTTTGGTAATGTCCTTCATTTGGTTCGTGTCGAGCTATTGCTACTATGGAGTATCCCACTACATCAGTCACTTGACGGGCGATATATTTGTCAACGTAGTAGCCAGTAGTGGTGTCTGTTTATTCGGCTGTTTCTTAGCTATACCGCTTGTTAAATTTATAGGACGAAGGATATTGGTAATCATCTTTAATATCTCCAGTAGCATTTGCCTCGTAGTAATCGCCTTTATTCCTGAAGGTATAGGATCTGTTATCATGGGTTGCGTCGGTGTCTTGTTTAGCTTTATGTCCTTCATTGTAGTATACTTGTATTGTACGGAAATGTTTCCAACTGTTGTTCGGAACTCAGCAATTGGAATATCCTCAATGATGGCACGATTTGGTTCTATGGTAGCACCATTTGTAGCTGGTCTGAGACCGCACGGAAAATGGTGTGCTCCAATAACATTTGGAGTATTTCCGATTATTGCTGCGATTTTGTGCATTCTTCTGCCCGAGACGAAAGATATTGAATTACCGATGACTATAGAAGAAGGCGAAGCAATGGGAAGAAACAGCATTCAGCAAAGACATGCAAGTGCAATGATAGACGACAATGGGGAACAATTAGCAAGTATAAGGGAAACAGAAAAATAA
- the LOC117986352 gene encoding organic cation transporter-like protein, translating to MELQNHKEENGVTTTDSAPTQDLIQKATGSFGKYQLCLCLLIFLTKFPVAFHQMAIIFLSPKVEYTCKNSNLTCPCPEPEYDTSIFTNTISMEWDLICDRKWLTSFTQTLFQLGTLVGSVSFGMASDRFGRKKPLLVAVVIQVSMGITAAYIPEFWTFTFIRFLVGMSVGGTMVTGFVIIMEFVGTKYRDIISALYQTPFNLGHMLLPVFGYFFRDYTKFQFAISLPTIILLSYFFLVPETARWLIAVKRTDEAIVVLERVAKLNNRPTENIRRDVELYQESVEKSQLKKGSILDLFRTPNLRKNIAAMSFNWLTCSYCFYGVSQYVGQLSGNVFVNVAASASVTLLGTLVSIPLMKLIGRKTILIIFNFICALCLFILAVVPEGNIAAVILASIGTVASFINFVVVYLYCTELFPTVVRNAAIGFSSMMARVGSMLAPFVIGMKDVAEWMPPVAFALFPLAAAFITFVLPETKGCELMTTIEEGEQFGKKKKMSDNKD from the exons ATGGAACTACAAAATCACAAGGAGGAAAATG GGGTTACAACAACAGACTCAGCACCAACACAAGACCTTATCCAGAAGGCGACAGGTTCCTTTGGCAAATATCAATTATGCCTTTGTTTATTGATATTTCTAACCAAATTCCCAGTGGCATTTCATCAGATGGCCATTATATTTCTGTCCCCAAAAGTGGAGTATACTTGTAAGAACAGCAATCTCACGTGTCCATGTCCTGAACCGGAATATGACACCTCAATATTTACGAATACAATAAGCATGGAATGGGATTTAATATGCGACAGAAAATGGCTGACCAGTTTTACACAAACATTGTTCCAATTGGGAACTTTGGTGGGCAGTGTAAGCTTCGGAATGGCTTCCGATAG ATTTGGAagaaaaaagcctttattagtGGCAGTAGTAATACAAGTTTCTATGGGAATAACTGCTGCCTATATTCCTGAGTTTTGGACATTTACTTTCATCCGCTTCTTGGTTGGGATGTCGGTTGGCGGAACAATGGTTACGGGATTCGTAATCATCATGGAGTTCGTAGGCACAAAATATCGGGATATTATCTCTGCACTGTACCAGACACCTTTCAATTTGGGCCACATGTTGCTACCAGTCTTTGGATACTTCTTCAGGGATTATACGAAGTTTCAATTCGCAATTTCATTGCCAACAATAATCTTACTGTCTTACTTCTTTTTGGTGCCTGAGACAGCGCGGTGGTTGATAGCAGTAAAGAGAACCGATGAGGCAATTGTTGTGTTGGAACGAGTAGctaaatt aaaTAATCGTCCAACAGAAAATATCCGAAGGGATGTGGAGCTATATCAAGAATCCGTGGAGAAGAGTCAACTTAAAAAAGGCAGTATACTGGATCTATTTAGAACTCCCAATCTAAGGAAAAATATTGCTGCGATGTCATTTAATTGGTTAACGTGCAGTTATTGCTTTTACGGTGTATCTCAATACGTAGGACAATTAAGTGGAAACGTGTTCGTAAATGTTGCAGCCAGTGCCAGTGTTACGTTACTTGGCACTCTTGTGTCCATTCCTTTAATGAAATTGATAGGCAGgaaaacaattttaataatatttaactttATATGTGCCTTGTGTTTGTTTATATTGGCTGTTGTTCCAGAAGGGAATATAGCAGCAGTTATATTGGCAagtataggtacagtagctagttttattaattttgtggTAGTTTATTTATATTGCACCGAATTATTCCCGACAGTAGTCCGTAATGCGGCTATAGGATTCTCGTCGATGATGGCCCGAGTGGGTTCCATGTTGGCACCTTTTGTTATAGGAATGAAGGACGTTGCGGAATGGATGCCCCCAGTGGCTTTTGCACTATTCCCACTTGCAGCCGCATTTATTACATTTGTTCTTCCTGAAACGAAAGGGTGTGAACTAATGACTACGATAGAGGAAGGAGAGCAAtttggtaaaaagaaaaaaatgagtGATAATAAAgactaa
- the LOC117986356 gene encoding organic cation transporter protein-like isoform X3 has protein sequence MFTGVVAAFMPDFWSFTIIRFILGLAVGGVMVAGFVLIMEYVGTIYRDVISNLFHVPFTLGHMALALFGYFIRDYVIFQFSISVANLFMLIYICFLPESPRWLLAKNKTSKAITIMERIAEINYLPKNEVRQQVETYQLQSIRMRQKKGNALDLFRTPNLRSNILVMSFIWFVSSYCYYGVSHYISHLTGDIFVNVVASSGVCLFGCFLAIPLVKFIGRRILVIIFNISSSICLVVIAFIPEGIGSVIMGCVGVLFSFMSFIVVYLYCTEMFPTVVRNSAIGISSMMARFGSMVAPFVAGLRPHGKWCAPITFGVFPIIAAILCILLPETKDIELPMTIEEGEAMGRNSIQQRHASAMIDDNGEQLASIRETEK, from the exons ATGTTTACTGGAGTAGTTGCAGCTTTTATGCCAGATTTCTGGAGTTTTACCATCATTCGATTCATTTTGGGACTTGCTGTTGGAGGTGTTATGGTAGCCGGCTTCGTTTTAATCATGGAATACGTTGGAACAATTTACAGAGACGTAATATCAAATCTATTTCACGTCCCGTTTACTCTTGGACACATGGCATTGGCGCTTTTTGGATATTTCATAAGAGATTacgtaatttttcaatttagcaTATCTGTTGCGAATTTGTTTATGCTGATTTATATATGTTTCTTGCCCGAGTCGCCAAGATGGTTATTGGCTAAGAACAAAACTTCTAAAGCGATAACAATAATGGAGCGTATTGCGGAAAT AAATTATCTTCCCAAAAACGAAGTTCGGCAACAAGTTGAAACATATCAATTGCAGTCTATAAGAATGAGACAAAAGAAAGGAAATGCTTTAGACTTATTTCGTACCCCTAATTTAAGGAGTAATATTTTGGTAATGTCCTTCATTTGGTTCGTGTCGAGCTATTGCTACTATGGAGTATCCCACTACATCAGTCACTTGACGGGCGATATATTTGTCAACGTAGTAGCCAGTAGTGGTGTCTGTTTATTCGGCTGTTTCTTAGCTATACCGCTTGTTAAATTTATAGGACGAAGGATATTGGTAATCATCTTTAATATCTCCAGTAGCATTTGCCTCGTAGTAATCGCCTTTATTCCTGAAGGTATAGGATCTGTTATCATGGGTTGCGTCGGTGTCTTGTTTAGCTTTATGTCCTTCATTGTAGTATACTTGTATTGTACGGAAATGTTTCCAACTGTTGTTCGGAACTCAGCAATTGGAATATCCTCAATGATGGCACGATTTGGTTCTATGGTAGCACCATTTGTAGCTGGTCTGAGACCGCACGGAAAATGGTGTGCTCCAATAACATTTGGAGTATTTCCGATTATTGCTGCGATTTTGTGCATTCTTCTGCCCGAGACGAAAGATATTGAATTACCGATGACTATAGAAGAAGGCGAAGCAATGGGAAGAAACAGCATTCAGCAAAGACATGCAAGTGCAATGATAGACGACAATGGGGAACAATTAGCAAGTATAAGGGAAACAGAAAAATAA
- the LOC117986356 gene encoding lysocardiolipin acyltransferase 1-like isoform X2, with translation MLAIMASGLLVCAAWYYTIIAGFYILYCPVMYLMFLKHILYRKLVDVLFALWELYPVALFQWCYKAELHHYGDYVDPNETTIIVMNHRTRVDWNYVWIALYHATQKPYKNIECICKGKFIDKPPDVKSDILDVMARGKSKIKFVLKDEIKTIPGMGWIMQLNYFLYVKRNWQEDQVNMSQFVDYYKRLRYHPRVVLFPEGTDLSDDNKRKSQKYALSKKLPNYEYVLHPRTTGWAVLCSRMRSSGLASVYDVTVAYDTPAQTELDLLRGIMPKHVHFHFKRYPIEDLPCEEDELRIWLQDRWKEKNISLERFHRDGTFIDFVSKNPPKKNESKSLLIAKLAFVFWTAIDILFLYCILFSVIFKFWVIYHTLLFIFVTKYFGGFHNIQYRILDKVNIYEKFF, from the exons ATGTTGGCCATCATGGCGTCAGGTTTGCTGGTTTGTGCTGCCTGGTATTATACGATCATAGCTG GTTTTTATATACTCTACTGCCCTGTCATGTATCTGATGTTTCTCAAACACATATTGTACAGAAAACTTGTTGATGTGCTATTTGCATTATGGGAGCTGTATCCAGTG GCCCTGTTTCAATGGTGTTACAAGGCGGAACTACATCATTATGGCGATTATGTCGATCCAAATGAAACTACTATCATCGTGATGAATCATCGTACAAGAGTGGATTGGAATTATGTTTGGATCGCTTTGTACCACGCAACACAAAAGCCTTATAAAAATATTGAGTGCATCTGTAAAGGGAAATTTATTGACAAACCGCCAGATGTTAAATCCGATATTCTTGATGTCATGGCCagaggaaaatcaaagattaaaTTTGTTTTGAAAGACGAAATCAAGACCATTCCTGGAATGG gttgGATTATGCAATTAAACTACTTTCTCTACGTAAAAAGGAATTGGCAGGAAGACCAAGTGAACATGTCACAGTTCGTGGATTACTACAAAAGGTTGCGATACCATCCGCGCGTGGTGCTGTTTCCCGAAGGCACTGACTTGAGCGACGACAATAAACGGAAAAGTCAGAAGTATGCGCTTTCGAAAAAACTGCCG AATTACGAATACGTACTGCATCCGCGGACAACTGGCTGGGCGGTGCTCTGCTCACGCATGAGGAGCTCGGGCTTGGCGTCAGTGTACGATGTCACCGTCGCTTACGACACACCAGCTCAGACTGAACTGGACCTATTGAGGGGGATAATGCCTAAACATGTGCACTTCCATTTTAAACG gTACCCTATCGAGGATCTCCCTTGCGAAGAGGACGAATTAAGAATTTGGCTTCAAGATCGGTGGAAAGAGAAAAATATTAGCCTGGAAAGATTTCACAGAGACG GTACATTCATAGATTTCGTGTCGAAGAATCCTCCGAAAAAGAATGAATCCAAATCGCTCCTAATTGCAAAGTTAGCGTTCGTTTTCTGGACGgctattgatattttatttctttactgtATTTTATTCAGCGTGATATTCAAGTTTTGGGTTATCTACCACACTTTGCTATTCATTTTTGTGACAAAATATTTCGGTGGCTTTCATAATATTCAATACAGAATCCTGGATAAAGTTAACATTTATGAAAAGTTCTTTTGA